In one Halofilum ochraceum genomic region, the following are encoded:
- a CDS encoding SRPBCC family protein, translated as MERQEVHALIHGRSRIDIARPVATVYDFVVVRFFENYPRWSPEVRELRAMNDGPVRLGTRGRQVRVDHGRRSETTFEVTRLESERAVDFDGDRQARFAIRYRFEPNGPESTTLYLEFELKQLDLFMRPFEKLIRHAIQDGTDTTVRNIKGLIEREH; from the coding sequence ATGGAACGCCAGGAGGTGCACGCATTGATCCATGGTCGTTCCCGCATCGACATCGCGCGCCCCGTGGCGACGGTCTATGACTTCGTCGTAGTGCGTTTCTTCGAGAATTACCCGCGCTGGTCCCCCGAGGTGCGCGAGCTGCGGGCCATGAACGATGGGCCCGTGCGCCTCGGCACCCGTGGCCGTCAGGTGCGCGTCGACCATGGGCGGCGCAGCGAGACGACCTTCGAGGTCACCCGACTCGAGTCCGAGCGGGCCGTCGATTTCGATGGCGATCGCCAGGCGCGTTTCGCCATCCGCTATCGCTTCGAGCCGAATGGCCCGGAGTCCACCACGCTGTATCTGGAATTCGAGCTCAAGCAGCTCGACCTGTTCATGCGTCCGTTCGAGAAACTGATCCGGCATGCGATCCAGGACGGCACCGACACAACCGTGCGCAACATCAAAGGCTTGATCGAGCGCGAACACTGA
- a CDS encoding helix-turn-helix transcriptional regulator, with the protein MAENDRGGVAALLDDLYNAAVEPSGWEAFLHRLSALFQTGTATVRVTDLSTPLVYTYYTVGFEERINRMYAEDGVDIDLFRDTLAAAPLGVIQASHRIVPDREFERSPHYERVFRPNGNFYAMGAHFERWDDSAMHIGVHRPRRHGPFTHAERETLQHFSPHLRRVARITRRLGEYECALSAARRALDDLPYGIWILDRRFHCRWANAPAEEAMRAGALGLGLSGERLALKDRALDGGLCTAMDALNAGNGPVQTVTLGLDGAALVLVDRGPRATSLGLPSEGSDTVLAFLVDPARPTPLDSERMIKLYAITPAEIRLLGEFMRGLDLHESAARLGISIHTARAQMKSAMQKTGVNRQPELMRKLLISATRIGADND; encoded by the coding sequence GTGGCGGAAAATGACCGTGGGGGTGTGGCTGCACTGCTGGATGACCTCTATAACGCGGCCGTCGAGCCGAGCGGCTGGGAGGCATTTCTCCACCGGTTGTCCGCGCTGTTCCAGACCGGTACCGCGACCGTGCGCGTCACGGACCTGTCCACCCCCCTTGTCTATACCTACTACACGGTCGGTTTCGAGGAACGGATCAACCGCATGTATGCCGAGGACGGGGTCGATATCGACCTCTTCCGCGACACCCTCGCGGCCGCCCCACTTGGCGTGATCCAGGCGAGCCACCGGATCGTCCCCGATCGCGAATTCGAGCGTAGCCCCCACTACGAGCGCGTCTTCCGTCCGAACGGCAACTTCTACGCGATGGGCGCGCATTTCGAACGGTGGGATGACAGCGCGATGCATATCGGCGTCCACCGCCCGCGCCGCCATGGCCCCTTCACGCATGCGGAACGCGAGACGCTGCAGCACTTCTCACCCCACCTGCGGCGTGTGGCGCGCATCACCCGACGTCTGGGTGAATACGAGTGCGCGTTGAGTGCAGCACGCCGTGCCCTGGACGACCTGCCCTACGGCATCTGGATCCTCGACCGTCGATTCCACTGCCGCTGGGCCAACGCACCCGCCGAAGAGGCGATGCGTGCCGGCGCGCTGGGTCTCGGGCTGTCGGGAGAACGACTGGCCCTGAAGGACCGGGCACTCGACGGCGGTCTCTGCACCGCGATGGACGCACTCAACGCCGGCAATGGACCGGTACAGACGGTAACGCTCGGGCTCGATGGCGCCGCCCTCGTGCTGGTAGACCGCGGGCCACGCGCTACATCCCTTGGCCTGCCGAGTGAAGGCTCGGATACCGTGCTCGCCTTCCTTGTCGATCCGGCGCGCCCGACACCGCTCGACAGTGAGCGGATGATCAAACTCTACGCAATCACGCCCGCGGAGATCCGTCTGCTCGGCGAGTTCATGCGCGGGCTCGACCTGCATGAATCGGCCGCGCGTCTCGGCATTTCGATCCACACCGCCCGCGCCCAGATGAAATCGGCCATGCAGAAAACGGGTGTCAACCGCCAGCCGGAGCTCATGCGCAAGCTGTTGATCAGCGCCACCCGCATCGGGGCGGACAACGACTGA
- a CDS encoding helix-turn-helix transcriptional regulator, which translates to MGVRRRQGAKRISDRDLNELTGAIYSTVEAPDQWPSVLARIAAALHAKSGLVRMLDLRERRAVLSSHHYNLDTDLQTEYCGGLVMNDPYLEALKRLPVGQMVTNDGLIDLDRMRDTEFYQEYMRPLDNHFIVGGFLERADDGRHSIIGFHRHSGSEQFSRSELRVIQWLAPHVKQAMHLQRVLGHHRNRADSAERALDTMAVACLLLDRQGRMVHANETGERLVRLGCGLRVRDGRVVSDDSRVMTMIAELTAQAENAPAGRECLASRSVLVPAAESAAANLLVVGMPIAQAVSTMGEEWPAARVALYVGDLDDTGVLRPEVLCAIYDLTPAEARLAVAVGRGRELSRLSADWNVSNETLRSQLKAVFAKTGVNRQVELVRLLAGAPWKVAAPA; encoded by the coding sequence ATGGGTGTGCGACGTCGACAGGGGGCGAAACGCATCAGCGATCGCGACCTGAACGAGCTGACGGGCGCGATCTATTCAACGGTTGAGGCGCCCGATCAGTGGCCCTCCGTGCTTGCGCGGATCGCTGCCGCCCTCCACGCGAAATCCGGCCTCGTGCGCATGCTGGATCTGCGCGAGCGACGCGCCGTCCTGTCCAGCCACCATTACAACCTCGATACCGATCTGCAGACCGAGTATTGCGGTGGGCTCGTGATGAACGATCCCTATCTGGAGGCACTCAAGCGGTTGCCCGTGGGGCAAATGGTTACCAACGACGGGCTCATCGATCTCGATCGAATGCGGGATACGGAGTTCTACCAGGAGTACATGAGGCCACTGGACAATCACTTCATTGTCGGCGGCTTCCTCGAACGCGCAGACGACGGGCGCCATTCGATCATCGGTTTTCATCGGCATTCGGGCAGCGAGCAGTTCTCGCGGTCGGAGCTCCGTGTGATTCAGTGGCTCGCCCCCCACGTGAAACAGGCGATGCACCTGCAGCGCGTTCTGGGTCACCATCGCAACCGCGCCGATTCGGCCGAGCGCGCGCTCGATACGATGGCGGTGGCGTGCCTGCTTCTCGATCGACAGGGCCGTATGGTGCATGCCAACGAGACGGGCGAGCGGCTCGTGCGCCTGGGGTGCGGTTTGCGGGTTCGGGATGGACGGGTCGTGTCGGACGATTCCCGTGTCATGACCATGATCGCCGAGCTGACGGCCCAGGCGGAGAACGCCCCGGCGGGGCGGGAATGCCTCGCATCCCGCAGTGTGCTCGTCCCCGCCGCTGAGTCCGCTGCGGCAAACCTGCTCGTGGTGGGGATGCCCATCGCGCAAGCGGTGTCGACCATGGGGGAGGAGTGGCCGGCGGCCCGCGTGGCGCTGTACGTCGGTGATCTCGACGATACCGGTGTGCTGCGCCCGGAGGTCCTGTGCGCGATCTATGACCTGACGCCGGCCGAGGCGCGTCTCGCGGTCGCGGTGGGGCGGGGACGCGAACTCTCCAGACTGAGCGCGGACTGGAACGTCTCGAACGAAACGCTGCGCAGCCAGCTCAAGGCCGTCTTTGCAAAAACCGGCGTCAACCGCCAGGTCGAGCTCGTTCGGCTTCTCGCCGGCGCCCCCTGGAAAGTGGCCGCACCGGCATAA
- a CDS encoding MarC family protein, with protein sequence MLETALIAFTTFFATVGPPDVAAVFAALTTHATAARRRWLAMRATLIAIAILLPFALFGSSVLEAFGISLAALQTAGGLLLFLIAVDLVFARDSGGVATTAEEEAEARQREDISVFPIATPLIAGPGTIGATIVLIADSASTGSAFLVVAMLLCVLAVTLLLMLVAPAVQRVLGVTGLHVISRVMGLLLAALAVQFIFDGITGGLIEVAREAG encoded by the coding sequence ATGCTTGAGACCGCCCTGATCGCCTTTACCACATTCTTTGCGACCGTCGGGCCGCCGGACGTGGCGGCGGTATTCGCCGCCTTGACCACCCATGCGACCGCCGCGCGCCGCCGCTGGCTGGCGATGCGCGCGACCCTGATCGCCATAGCCATCCTGCTGCCGTTCGCCCTGTTCGGGAGCAGCGTGCTGGAGGCCTTCGGGATTTCCCTGGCGGCGCTACAGACCGCCGGCGGGCTGCTGCTGTTCCTGATCGCCGTCGATCTGGTGTTCGCGCGGGATTCGGGGGGCGTGGCGACGACCGCCGAGGAAGAGGCCGAAGCACGACAGCGCGAAGACATCTCGGTTTTCCCGATCGCGACGCCGCTGATCGCCGGCCCGGGTACGATCGGGGCGACGATCGTACTGATCGCCGACAGCGCGAGTACCGGTTCGGCATTCCTGGTGGTGGCGATGCTGTTATGCGTGCTGGCCGTGACCCTGCTGCTGATGCTGGTCGCCCCCGCCGTTCAGCGCGTGCTCGGTGTAACCGGCCTGCACGTGATCTCGCGGGTGATGGGCCTGCTGCTGGCCGCGCTCGCGGTCCAGTTCATATTCGACGGAATCACGGGCGGTCTGATCGAGGTCGCGCGCGAGGCCGGCTGA
- a CDS encoding PAS domain-containing protein, whose product MEFTVEKDEGPIPYVLTQILDACVTGITLSDPDQEDNPIVFANAAFERVTGYPRAEILGRNCRFLHGEDRDQPALDEIRHAIATRSETTVTLRNYRRNGELFWNRFTLQPLTDRNGQLIYFLGVQYDVTTEIEAQDEVERLRRLLADQQVADKDS is encoded by the coding sequence ATGGAGTTCACCGTCGAGAAGGACGAGGGTCCGATTCCATACGTGCTGACACAGATCCTCGACGCCTGTGTCACCGGCATCACACTATCCGATCCGGATCAGGAGGATAATCCGATCGTGTTCGCGAATGCCGCCTTCGAACGGGTAACCGGTTACCCACGCGCGGAGATCCTCGGGCGCAACTGCCGGTTCCTGCACGGAGAGGATCGGGATCAGCCGGCCCTGGATGAGATCCGGCACGCCATCGCCACGCGCAGTGAGACGACCGTCACGCTGCGCAACTATCGGCGGAACGGCGAGCTCTTCTGGAACCGGTTCACTCTGCAACCGCTGACCGACCGGAACGGACAACTGATTTACTTCCTGGGCGTGCAATACGATGTCACCACCGAGATCGAAGCACAGGACGAGGTGGAACGCCTCAGGCGGCTGTTGGCGGACCAACAGGTAGCGGATAAAGACTCATGA
- a CDS encoding DUF748 domain-containing protein, with product MKKSTARSAWSWLREYWLSPRRIRFWVAAVAILYTVLGFLVLPWLATAYAVNVAEDDLGRDLRIETVRTNPFTLTLEIEDLALDDFDGHELVGFERLFVDVAWSSLWEWTTVIPAAQLEGARVHEEQFDSGGTRFTRLLGEFQRRPLPRAGPDEAIIRPIRTDGAAPVALHDIDFSLEDFILADGAVAPFQVSGRFDLGGAFAFDGSVQLLPALDLAGTLDVDDVALALAEPFAQRIANIRVDSGSLSTEGELRSGPDDPLTYAGSARIDALDIGEREGGEDVVGWQALTIDEIDFGLGTRSLELSVIRLEGPSARVFIAEDRSTNLGELLVDQPAAAEPAQEQETEPFDIVIGGLRLDGGVLAFTDRSLPLPFATRVQQLSGGISRLAPGQEEPARVDLQGQVADYGQARIDGELNPWNPLSSTRVDLVLENLDIPELTPYAVQFAGRRIAAGRMDLDLGYVLDDGRLDARNSIVLRDLQLGERFEHPNATNLPLGLAIALLKDSDGVISVDIPVQGNVNDPEFSFGPAIRQALTDILKDIVSSPFNLLASIVGGDPDELAKVAFAPGSSEIPPPQRERLDQLRSALEKRPELAIELPGPYAPELDRPALQRQRARAALVERLDEAGVEVANPSLSAADTRNTLEAMFADRYPRRSLAEVRERFTTAESDEEPEFDAAEYREHLAAEVSAAEEVTEEDLAALAQARADAVRSYILGEGDPSVEPGRVRWLAPAEVEADDSVVLEIGLDAQ from the coding sequence ATGAAGAAAAGTACCGCCCGCTCCGCGTGGTCCTGGCTGCGCGAGTACTGGCTTAGTCCGCGCCGAATCCGCTTCTGGGTCGCGGCCGTCGCGATCCTGTACACGGTTCTCGGCTTCCTGGTCCTGCCCTGGTTGGCGACCGCGTATGCGGTGAATGTGGCGGAGGACGATCTCGGCCGCGATCTGCGCATCGAAACGGTCCGTACGAATCCGTTCACGCTCACCCTGGAGATCGAGGATCTCGCGCTGGACGACTTCGATGGCCACGAACTCGTCGGCTTCGAGCGCCTGTTCGTCGATGTCGCCTGGTCGAGCCTGTGGGAGTGGACGACCGTTATACCCGCGGCGCAGCTGGAAGGCGCCCGCGTGCACGAGGAACAATTTGATTCGGGGGGAACCCGTTTCACCCGTCTGCTGGGCGAGTTCCAGCGCCGACCGCTGCCGCGCGCCGGTCCGGACGAGGCCATCATCCGGCCCATACGGACCGATGGGGCCGCGCCGGTCGCGCTGCACGACATCGATTTCTCGCTCGAGGACTTCATTCTCGCCGACGGTGCGGTCGCACCTTTTCAGGTCAGCGGTCGCTTCGACCTCGGCGGGGCGTTCGCTTTTGATGGCAGCGTGCAGCTGCTGCCGGCGCTCGATCTCGCCGGGACGCTCGATGTTGATGACGTGGCTTTAGCGCTGGCGGAGCCCTTCGCCCAGCGTATCGCGAACATTCGGGTCGACAGTGGCAGCCTCAGCACGGAAGGCGAACTGCGCAGCGGCCCAGACGATCCGCTGACCTATGCGGGGAGCGCCCGGATTGATGCCCTGGATATCGGCGAACGCGAGGGTGGCGAGGATGTCGTGGGCTGGCAGGCGCTCACGATCGATGAGATCGATTTCGGTCTCGGCACACGGTCTCTGGAACTGTCGGTTATCCGACTCGAGGGGCCATCCGCCCGGGTATTCATCGCCGAGGACCGCAGCACGAATCTGGGGGAACTGCTGGTGGATCAGCCCGCGGCGGCGGAGCCGGCACAGGAGCAGGAGACCGAGCCGTTCGATATCGTGATCGGCGGCCTCCGCCTCGATGGCGGTGTACTCGCCTTTACGGACCGTTCTCTGCCGCTGCCGTTCGCAACACGCGTGCAGCAACTCAGCGGCGGCATTTCACGGCTCGCGCCCGGGCAGGAGGAGCCGGCGCGGGTTGACCTGCAAGGTCAGGTCGCGGATTACGGTCAGGCCCGGATCGACGGGGAGTTGAACCCGTGGAATCCGCTCAGCAGCACCCGGGTCGATCTGGTTCTCGAGAACCTGGATATCCCGGAGTTGACGCCCTACGCGGTCCAGTTCGCAGGTCGCCGCATCGCCGCGGGCCGTATGGACCTCGATCTCGGCTACGTGCTGGATGACGGCCGTCTCGACGCGCGCAACAGTATTGTTCTGCGGGATCTGCAGCTGGGGGAACGCTTCGAACACCCGAATGCGACGAATCTGCCGCTGGGTCTGGCGATCGCGCTACTCAAGGACAGCGACGGCGTGATCAGTGTTGATATACCGGTCCAGGGGAACGTCAACGATCCCGAGTTCTCGTTCGGACCGGCGATCCGGCAGGCGCTCACGGATATTCTGAAAGACATTGTCAGTTCACCGTTCAACCTGTTGGCCAGCATTGTGGGCGGCGACCCCGATGAACTCGCAAAGGTGGCCTTCGCTCCCGGTTCCAGCGAGATTCCGCCGCCGCAGCGTGAACGCCTTGACCAGCTGCGCAGCGCGCTCGAGAAACGGCCGGAACTCGCGATCGAGCTCCCGGGGCCGTATGCACCGGAGTTGGATCGCCCGGCGCTCCAGCGCCAGCGTGCCCGGGCGGCCCTGGTCGAGCGGCTCGACGAGGCGGGCGTCGAGGTCGCCAACCCCAGCCTGAGTGCCGCGGATACCCGCAACACGCTGGAAGCGATGTTTGCCGATCGGTATCCGCGGCGGTCGCTTGCCGAGGTCCGTGAACGCTTCACCACGGCGGAAAGTGACGAGGAGCCGGAGTTCGATGCCGCCGAGTACCGCGAGCACCTCGCCGCTGAGGTAAGCGCCGCCGAGGAGGTCACCGAAGAGGATCTCGCCGCGCTGGCGCAGGCCCGCGCCGACGCCGTCCGCAGCTACATCCTGGGCGAGGGTGACCCGTCGGTCGAACCTGGTCGGGTCCGCTGGCTGGCACCGGCAGAAGTGGAGGCCGATGACTCGGTCGTCCTGGAGATCGGTCTTGACGCCCAATGA
- a CDS encoding tetratricopeptide repeat protein, with protein MRAWMAGLIVCIGLSLAPALPGAQDDPRLDDLFAELQALDKRRDDRARMLQAEIWQIWFEHEDPAVTRIMGTGLDALASSRHKAAIEAFTRAVERDPEYAEAWNRRATTYYLVDRYRDSLEDIDRVLELEPRHFGAIAGRGLCLKALGRTAEAIDAFERALEINPHMDRVYIELLRLRARPGTAT; from the coding sequence ATGCGAGCGTGGATGGCCGGGCTGATCGTGTGCATCGGGTTGAGCCTTGCGCCGGCGCTGCCGGGGGCGCAGGACGATCCGCGGCTGGATGACCTGTTCGCCGAGCTGCAGGCGTTGGACAAGCGGCGCGATGACCGCGCGCGGATGTTGCAGGCGGAGATCTGGCAGATCTGGTTCGAGCATGAGGACCCGGCGGTAACCCGGATCATGGGCACCGGGCTGGACGCGCTGGCCAGTTCCCGTCATAAGGCCGCGATCGAAGCGTTTACGCGCGCGGTCGAGCGGGACCCGGAATATGCCGAGGCGTGGAATCGGCGCGCCACCACCTATTATCTGGTCGATCGTTACCGCGATTCGCTCGAGGACATCGATCGGGTGCTCGAACTCGAGCCCCGGCACTTCGGTGCAATTGCCGGGCGCGGGCTTTGCCTGAAGGCGCTTGGTCGTACCGCTGAAGCGATCGATGCGTTCGAGCGCGCGCTCGAGATCAACCCGCACATGGATCGCGTCTACATCGAACTGCTGCGCCTGCGCGCCCGCCCGGGCACGGCGACATGA
- a CDS encoding TOBE domain-containing protein, translated as MQTSARNRFDGRIAGLQQGAVNTLVTVDIGESGAIVANITNDSAERLGLTEGGAVTALIKATSVLVTTETENRTSARNFLSGKVSEVATGAVNSVVTIDLPGDGALTATVTKDSVERLGLAAGTSAAGLFKASAVILMVGD; from the coding sequence ATGCAGACCAGTGCCCGCAATCGTTTCGATGGCCGTATCGCCGGCCTGCAGCAGGGTGCGGTTAACACGCTTGTCACCGTAGATATCGGCGAATCCGGGGCGATCGTGGCGAACATCACGAATGACAGTGCCGAGCGCCTCGGTCTGACGGAAGGTGGCGCGGTCACGGCGCTGATCAAGGCCACAAGCGTGCTCGTGACGACCGAAACCGAGAACCGTACAAGTGCGCGCAACTTCCTCTCTGGCAAAGTCAGCGAGGTCGCAACCGGTGCAGTCAACAGCGTCGTAACCATCGACCTCCCCGGTGATGGCGCCCTTACGGCGACCGTCACGAAGGACAGCGTCGAGCGCCTGGGCCTCGCGGCCGGGACGTCCGCCGCGGGTCTCTTCAAGGCGTCGGCCGTGATCCTGATGGTGGGCGACTGA
- a CDS encoding YIP1 family protein, whose translation MSSFTERVIGAAKLESRIYEEVEHDKGAMGQAIAVVLLSSVAAGIGSALYMDLGTALVVGSIAALVGWLVWAFLTWLIGTKLLPEAETEADMGQLLRTVGFASAPGMLRFLGVLPGIGGLLVLACDLWMLAAMVVGVRQALDYKSTWRALGVCVIGWVVLIVVQGAVFAMVGAPGTPASA comes from the coding sequence ATGAGCAGCTTTACCGAACGCGTGATCGGCGCGGCCAAACTCGAATCCCGCATCTACGAAGAGGTCGAGCACGACAAAGGCGCCATGGGCCAGGCCATCGCTGTCGTGTTGCTGTCCAGTGTCGCCGCCGGCATCGGCAGCGCGCTCTACATGGATCTGGGAACCGCCCTGGTCGTAGGCAGCATCGCCGCGCTGGTGGGTTGGCTCGTCTGGGCGTTTCTGACCTGGCTGATCGGGACGAAGCTGCTGCCGGAAGCGGAGACCGAGGCCGACATGGGGCAGTTGCTGCGCACCGTCGGCTTCGCCTCCGCGCCGGGCATGCTGCGTTTCCTGGGTGTGCTCCCGGGCATCGGCGGGCTGCTCGTGCTCGCCTGTGATCTGTGGATGCTTGCCGCCATGGTCGTCGGTGTTCGCCAGGCCCTAGACTACAAGAGTACCTGGCGGGCGCTGGGCGTCTGCGTGATCGGGTGGGTCGTGCTGATCGTGGTGCAGGGCGCGGTGTTCGCGATGGTCGGTGCCCCCGGGACGCCGGCGAGCGCGTGA
- a CDS encoding glutathione peroxidase produces MHLHDHEFPAINGGTIRLRDHADGPILVVNTASECGTTPQYAGLQALHEQYADQGLTVIGVPSNDFGEQEPGDEEEIRAFCRREYGVSFPLTAKQHVIPPDEHPFYRDIASELGDVARPQWNFHKYLVGTDGDLAGLWDSQTEPRSADVIETIETALAGGEAAE; encoded by the coding sequence ATGCATCTCCATGACCATGAATTCCCCGCGATCAACGGCGGCACGATTCGCCTGCGGGATCATGCCGACGGTCCGATTCTGGTCGTCAACACCGCGTCCGAGTGCGGCACGACACCGCAGTATGCGGGCCTCCAGGCGCTGCACGAACAGTACGCCGACCAGGGACTGACGGTGATCGGCGTACCGTCCAACGATTTCGGTGAGCAGGAGCCTGGCGACGAGGAGGAGATCCGCGCGTTCTGCAGACGCGAGTACGGGGTCTCGTTTCCCCTGACGGCGAAGCAGCATGTGATACCGCCGGACGAACACCCCTTCTATCGCGACATCGCGTCCGAACTGGGCGACGTCGCCCGCCCGCAATGGAACTTCCACAAATACCTCGTCGGCACCGACGGCGATCTGGCGGGCCTCTGGGACAGTCAGACCGAGCCGCGCTCCGCGGATGTCATCGAAACGATCGAAACCGCTCTGGCGGGCGGAGAAGCCGCGGAGTAA
- a CDS encoding aldo/keto reductase produces the protein MKNVALPSGEYVPTLGQGTWHMGDRRREREREVAAVRAGIDAGLTLIDTAEMYGDGEAERIVGEAMGNRREALFLLSKVYPHNASRAGVRAACEASLERLGTDRIDLYLLHWRGGADLAEAVAGFEDLQRDGLIRHWGVSNFDAADLADLWQVPGGDACSANQLLYHLGERAIERDPLPWMRAHGIPAMAYCPLGQGRLLRQRALRDFAERNGITPAQAALAWLQAQDDVIAIPKTSNPDRQAENRAAAEVTLDREQLAELDRLFPPPAASGPLPIA, from the coding sequence ATGAAAAACGTTGCGCTGCCCAGCGGTGAATACGTTCCCACGCTCGGCCAGGGTACCTGGCACATGGGCGACAGGCGCCGGGAACGCGAGCGTGAGGTCGCGGCCGTGCGCGCCGGCATCGACGCCGGTCTGACGCTGATCGACACGGCGGAGATGTACGGCGACGGTGAGGCCGAGCGCATCGTCGGCGAGGCCATGGGGAACCGGCGCGAGGCGCTCTTCCTCCTCAGCAAGGTCTACCCACACAACGCCTCACGCGCCGGGGTCCGAGCGGCCTGCGAGGCGAGCCTTGAACGCCTCGGCACGGACCGGATCGATCTCTACCTGCTGCACTGGCGCGGCGGCGCCGATCTCGCCGAAGCGGTCGCCGGGTTCGAGGATCTGCAGCGCGATGGACTGATCCGCCACTGGGGCGTGAGTAATTTCGACGCGGCTGATCTGGCCGATCTGTGGCAGGTGCCCGGCGGCGACGCCTGCAGCGCCAACCAGCTCCTGTACCACCTCGGCGAACGGGCCATCGAGCGCGATCCGCTGCCCTGGATGCGCGCGCACGGGATCCCCGCGATGGCCTACTGCCCGCTCGGCCAGGGTCGCCTGCTGAGACAGCGCGCCCTGCGCGATTTCGCCGAGCGCAACGGCATCACGCCCGCCCAGGCCGCACTCGCCTGGCTGCAGGCGCAGGACGACGTCATCGCCATCCCGAAGACGAGCAACCCCGACCGGCAGGCCGAGAACCGCGCCGCGGCCGAGGTGACGCTCGACCGGGAACAGCTTGCCGAGCTGGATCGGCTGTTTCCGCCGCCCGCGGCCAGCGGTCCATTGCCGATCGCCTGA
- a CDS encoding FMN-binding negative transcriptional regulator yields MYLPEHFEEARTEELLQTIAAWPFGALVVNGPGGLDANHLPFLVDEASGGRKLLAHVARANSLWEQATDGQEALVIFRAGDAYLSPNWYPSKHESHQQVPTWNYRVVHVHGRLHVRDDERFVRGVVARLTRTHEQRAESPRPWKMTDSAPEFIDQMLANIVGIEIEVTKMVGKWKLSQNKEERDRASAADELRQRGEQSIAEAMINAGPDK; encoded by the coding sequence GTGTACCTGCCAGAGCATTTCGAGGAAGCGCGGACAGAGGAATTGCTGCAGACGATCGCGGCGTGGCCGTTCGGCGCGCTGGTCGTGAATGGACCGGGCGGACTCGACGCGAATCATCTGCCGTTCCTGGTCGACGAGGCCAGCGGTGGCAGGAAACTCCTCGCGCATGTGGCACGAGCCAACTCGTTATGGGAACAGGCGACGGATGGTCAGGAGGCGCTCGTGATCTTTCGCGCGGGTGACGCGTACCTGTCGCCCAACTGGTACCCGAGCAAGCACGAGTCCCATCAACAGGTGCCTACCTGGAACTATCGGGTCGTCCACGTCCATGGACGGCTGCATGTCCGTGACGACGAGCGGTTCGTGCGCGGTGTCGTCGCCCGGCTGACCCGCACGCATGAGCAGCGGGCGGAATCGCCGAGACCCTGGAAGATGACAGACTCCGCGCCCGAGTTCATCGATCAGATGCTGGCGAACATCGTCGGCATCGAAATCGAGGTCACGAAAATGGTCGGCAAGTGGAAGCTCAGCCAGAACAAGGAGGAGCGGGATCGTGCGAGCGCGGCAGACGAACTCCGGCAACGCGGTGAACAGTCGATCGCCGAGGCCATGATCAACGCGGGGCCCGATAAGTAA